The Paralichthys olivaceus isolate ysfri-2021 chromosome 9, ASM2471397v2, whole genome shotgun sequence genome contains a region encoding:
- the polr2g gene encoding DNA-directed RNA polymerase II subunit RPB7, translated as MFYHISLEHEILLHPRYFGPNLLNTVKQKLFTEVEGTCTGKYGFVIAVTTIDNIGAGVIQPGRGFVLYPVKYKAIVFRPFKGEVVDAVVTQVNKVGLFTEIGPMSCFISRHSIPSEMEFDPNSNPPCYKTVDEDIVIQQDDEIRLKIVGTRVDKNDIFAIGSLMDDYLGLVS; from the exons ATGTTTTACCAT ATTTCGTTGGAGCATGAAATCTTGCTCCACCCGAGGTACTTTGGTCCGAACCTCCTCAACACCGTGAAGCAGAAGCTTTTCACAGAGGTGGAGGGAACCTGCACTGGCAA gtaTGGCTTTGTGATTGCAGTCACAACCATTGACAACATTGGGGCAGGTGTAATCCAGCCAGGCAGAGGGTTTGTCCTGTACCCAGTCAAGTATAAGGCCATTGTGTTCCGCCCATTCAAGGGGGAAGTGGTGGACGCTGTGGTCACTCAAGTCAACAAG GTTGGATTGTTCACAGAAATTGGTCCCATGTCTTGCTTCATCTCTCGCCAT tccaTCCCTTCAGAAATGGAGTTTGACCCCAATTCCAACCCTCCTTGTTATAAGACAGTTGATGAG GACATTGTTATCCAGCAAGATGATGAGATCCGGCTCAAGATTGTGGGAACAAGAGTGGATAAAAATGACATT tttgctatTGGATCTCTCATGGATGACTATCTTG gtcttGTGAGCTGA
- the LOC109626391 gene encoding uncharacterized protein, with protein MASNLISKLFRPPVFTQLAALRSRGKVAAAAGTRLLSGDPPPEKISRYPVPNKKDLPYDVVELMEEVESKGGFLPNVFKVLSHRPAEFRAFFSYYNELMNKETGSLTKADRELIVVATSIHNKCLYCVVSHSALHRIYSKKPTLSDQVITNYENAELGPRERAMLDFAMAVCRSDTITEKHFQSLEEVGFDREDAWDIAAISAFFAMSNRLAHLTDMRPNPEFYNMGRIPRDKSKEKAGGDGK; from the exons ATGGCGAGTAACCTCATCTCCAAGTTGTTCCGTCCCCCTGTGTTCACGCAGCTT GCGGCGCTCCGGTCCCGGGGGAAGGTGGCTGCAGCTGCGGGAACCAGACTTCTGTCCGGTGACCCCCCTCCGGAGAAAATCAGCCGCTATCCAGTCCCCAACAAGAAAGACTTGCCTTATGATGTAGTGGAGCTCATGGAGGAGGTTGAGTCTAAg GGAGGCTTTTTGCCAAATGTCTTCAAAGTGCTCTCTCACAGGCCTGCAGAGTTCAgagctttcttttcttactaCAACGAACTAATGAACAAggagacag GCAGTTTAACCAAGGCAGATCGTGAGCTGATCGTAGTCGCAACCAGCATTCACAACAAGTGTCTTTACTGTGTGGTATCCCACAGTGCACTGCACCGCATCTACTCCAAGAAGCCCACTCTGTCTGATCAG GTTATTACTAACTATGAGAACGCAGAGCTGGGACCTAGGGAGCGCGCCATGCTGGACTTTGCAATGGCCGTGTGCCGCAGCGACACCATTACGGAGAAGCACTTCCAGTCTTTAGAGGAAGTGGGCTTTGACCGTGAGGATGCCTGGGACATCGCTGCCATCTCTGCGTTCTTTGCCATGTCCAACCGGCTCGCCCACCTCACCGACATGCGGCCGAACCCAGAGTTTTACAATATGGGCCGTATTCCCAGGGACAAGAGCAAGGAGAAGGCAGGCGGGGACGGCAAGTGA